GTGTCTTTTACGGCAAGGTGGGCGGCGCAGTGGTCACTGGTAACGAGGACGGCGTCAAGCACGTCGCCATGACGCTGACTTTTGCGCTGTCGCACCTGGGCTACACCATTCCGCCGCAGGCCGATTGTGGCTGGCTGGGCGAGATCGGCCCCGGCCCCAGCTATGGTGACCGCGCCGAAGATGGTTCACTGATCGGCTTCGACAACGAGTTTACCCAGCGCAATGCCACCATCATGACCTGGAACCTGCTGCACCTGGCCCGGCTGCTTAAAGGGGCAGGCGGCCTACCCAATTACGGCAATGACCGCCGCGCCTGGGAGGACGGCGAACGCTTCGGCTTCCAGAACCCAGAGCCACCCCAAGAAGAATCGGGCCGCTGAACCCTAGGGTGAGGAACGCCCCTATCAAACCTTGGCCTGAGCTGCACATGTCTGATTTCTCTCAAGCGAAGGAGGCAGAATCGCCTATAAGAAAAGAGGGGGCTTTACCGCTTTGCTCGTAGGTCGGCTGGTCAGATTCTGACCGGCGGCCTTGAGCATTTTATCGGCGGCCAGACAGACTGTCCTTCCAACGCCGTTTAGGGCCTGACCGCCCCCTGGTGAAGTGCGTCTCAGACACATAAAAATAGAGACGACATGGCTAAATATCGTCTCCACCATAGTCTAGGACGTCGGCACGTCATTCGCCACCTCTATTTCTGGGCTAAGAAGCATTTCAGCGACCAGAAAATCTGCCCGCACCAGAAGGTCACAGATGCCATGCTGGTTGCTCTGCTGCTCTCCCGTCTCGTCTTCAAGCATCCATTTCCTTCCATCTGGTGGAACATCCTCAAGGAAGACCGTCCCGGTCTTCCTTCCTACACTCAGGCCTACACCAGGGGCATCAAACTGTTGCCACTCCTAGAGCATGTTGCAAGCCCAGCTCAGCCCTGCACTGAAGTCGTAGTTGATTCAATGCCCCTCCCCATTTGCCGTCCCAAACGCACGCACCTTTGTCAGTTCCCAGGCGCGAAATGGGGATTTGGAACTCAGGGCGAGTTCTTCGGATATAAGCTGCACGCCTGGGTCACACCAGGTGGACAAATCGTTCAGTACGTCATCCGACCTGCCAACCTCCATGACGTTACGGTCAGCTATGAGCTGAATCTCAGATGGCCAGAGTTTGAAGGCCCAACCATCATTGGCGATAAGGGGTATTGCTGTCTGGGCTACGTGTATCCGCCCAAGAAGAACACCAGATATGACACGGGATGGCGAGAATCTCGCCATCCCAAAATCCGCAAACGTATTGAAACAGTCTTCTCTGCGCTTGTGGAAGCTCAAATCCGCTCTGCCCAAACCAAAACCCTGGGTTCACTTAAGCTCCGCGTCGTCTTAGCCGTACTCGCCCACAATCTTGCTAGGCCCTAAACGGCGTCAAGAAGAACACCAGATATGACACGGGATGGCGAGAATCTCGCCATCCCAAAATCCGCAAACGTATTGAAACAGTCTTCTCTGCGCTTGTGGAAGCTCAAATCCGCTCTGCCCAAACCAAAACCCTGGGTTCACTTAAGCTCCGCGTCGTCTTAGCCGTACTCGCCCACAATCTTGCTAGGCCCTAAACGGCGTTTCCAGCTGAATACCTGCTCGCCTCTTTCATAGGAGAACCTCGATGTTCTATTACGACGGCAAGTTGCAGTATCAGGTCCGCGTCGACACTCCCGACCCCCGCTTTGCCCGGATGCTTCAGCAGGCGATTGGCGGCGTCGAGGGTGAGATTCGCGTTTGCTTGCAGTACCTTTTTCAGTCCTTCGGCGCCCGTGGTCCCGCCAAGTACCGCGACATGTTGCTGGCCACCGGCACTGAGGAAATCGCCCACATCGAAATGCTGGCGACAGCCGTGGCCCTGAACCTTGAAGGCGCATCCAGCAGCGAAAAGGACCGGGCGGCCAAAGACAACCCCGTCGTCGAAGCGGTAATGGGCGGCATGGACCCCCGGCAGTTTTTGTCGGCGGGGATGGCGGCGCTGGCTTCCGATGCCAATGGCGTGCCGTTCAATGGGTCACATGTGTATGCCAGCGGTAACCTGGCCGCCGACATGTACGCCAACGTGACCGCCGAAGCCACCGGGCGCGCCCTGGCCTGCCGCCTGTTCGAGCTGACCGACGACCCCGGCATGAAGGACATGCTGCGCTTTCTGATCGCCCGCGACACCATGCACCAGCAGCAGTGGCTGGCGGTCATTGAGGAACTGGGCGGGCATCAGGGCACGCTGCCGATTCCCAACAGCTTCCCGCCCGAAGAGGAACTGCGCGAAGTCAGCTATACCTTCTTTGTGCCGGGGGTGGAGGGCGTGCCAGCGCCACAGGGCCGCTGGAGTGAAGGCCCGTCGCTGGACGGCCTGGGCGAATTCAAGCTGATGCCGGGCCAGCCGTTTGGCGATAAGCCGCAGTTGGCCCCGCCGCTGCCGATGGCCTACGCCGAGCGGCTGCAGATGACGGCACCGCACAGCGCTGACCCAGCCAGCGACCCCACCCGCTAAATCCGGCCCGGTATGGGCTGGGCGACTGGCCCTCCAATGGGCCTCTAGAGGCAAGCTCAGCGGTCCGAGCGCTACTGGAGCTGGCCCAGGCTGAGCGTCTGCGGCAGCCGGGGCCGCTCCTGCGCGGCTACGCGGTCACGGAAGTTCAGCACATGGCCTGCCCCGCGCACCTGCGTTAGGGCTGCC
The sequence above is a segment of the Deinococcus radiophilus genome. Coding sequences within it:
- a CDS encoding flavodoxin family protein, with the translated sequence MAEHRPPPQQEFAGLQALFINCSLNKDPAQSHTGSLMSAVSGLMQRAGAQVETVYALEHSLPPGIYPDMREHGWQEDAWPDTLWPKVQAADILVIGTPLWLGEESSVCRVIIERLYAMSGELNEKGQSVFYGKVGGAVVTGNEDGVKHVAMTLTFALSHLGYTIPPQADCGWLGEIGPGPSYGDRAEDGSLIGFDNEFTQRNATIMTWNLLHLARLLKGAGGLPNYGNDRRAWEDGERFGFQNPEPPQEESGR
- a CDS encoding IS982 family transposase, coding for MAKYRLHHSLGRRHVIRHLYFWAKKHFSDQKICPHQKVTDAMLVALLLSRLVFKHPFPSIWWNILKEDRPGLPSYTQAYTRGIKLLPLLEHVASPAQPCTEVVVDSMPLPICRPKRTHLCQFPGAKWGFGTQGEFFGYKLHAWVTPGGQIVQYVIRPANLHDVTVSYELNLRWPEFEGPTIIGDKGYCCLGYVYPPKKNTRYDTGWRESRHPKIRKRIETVFSALVEAQIRSAQTKTLGSLKLRVVLAVLAHNLARP
- a CDS encoding manganese catalase family protein, with translation MFYYDGKLQYQVRVDTPDPRFARMLQQAIGGVEGEIRVCLQYLFQSFGARGPAKYRDMLLATGTEEIAHIEMLATAVALNLEGASSSEKDRAAKDNPVVEAVMGGMDPRQFLSAGMAALASDANGVPFNGSHVYASGNLAADMYANVTAEATGRALACRLFELTDDPGMKDMLRFLIARDTMHQQQWLAVIEELGGHQGTLPIPNSFPPEEELREVSYTFFVPGVEGVPAPQGRWSEGPSLDGLGEFKLMPGQPFGDKPQLAPPLPMAYAERLQMTAPHSADPASDPTR